CTCTCATATGGTCTACAGCAGCATGCAATATTGAGGCTTGAGACCTAGTTCTCACTACAATTGAACCTACACAGCTCCAATGTCGGCTAGTGCAACATGAGAGAGGGGTAAcaagcctgcccctccaccaacctttgtatcatctgcaaacctggtcacaaagccatcaattctgtcatccaaatcgttgacatatacTGTGAAAAGAAGAGGTTCCAGTACTGACTCCTCCGgaacaccccactagtcactagcatCCAACCAAAATGGGCCGCGTTATTCTACTCAtggcctcctgccagtcagccaatcttctgtccatgctagtactATTGCTACAGGCTAGTCCGTACTATTTCCTATAAATCCATGTGTTCTGTTCTTGTTTAGCAgttcatgtgcagcatcttgtcaaaggcctttagaAATCAAAGtgaacaacatccaccgattcacATTTGTctagcccgggggtcggcaacctgcggctcccgagccatttgtggctctttcacctctgtgctgcggctccctgtggctttgggaaataattggtcagtatttaattaaaatgtattttatgttagtttgttagcttttgaaatgtaattatggtgatcttgtacaacctaagtgtagcgacacatttcctgccacatccgaaacggctcacaattagccagcattccggctaagggagatagcctacgggggtttgtgagtacgcgtcttttgcagcatctgcgtccatggggggctgggttgagggaggcttaaaagcaaggctgtttagttcgaataaagctatctttgactgcagtttactgacaccgctacaacgtgtttttatcgctggctgtccagacggaaggtgctgaaacgctttgtcgcgtgtctggaagaagtgaaaactttcctgggcagcaaagggctcacctttcctgagctggaacagccagagtggctggaaaagctacacttcatggtagacatgacagcgcacctgaacacgctgaacacagctcttcaggggaaaggacgtacagccctgcacatgttggaggatgttttggcattcgagcgcaagttgacagtgcttgccagagatttacagaaaggcactttgtctcacttccccaatttgagagagttcaaacaaggtcacgacatgataatttcggagtatttacattctgcaatcatcgcaatgcaaacatcgtttgggaaacgcttctgtgagttcagagaggaaaaaaacacattatccttcccggtcactcccttaagcatcgatccttccctactgaatacgactgcattggcaggtgtgagtcagcctgatcttgagatggaactggccgtcatagccgacaaagacatatgggtgtccaagtttagacgcttgacagcagaccttgaagatgttgcccgtcagaaggccgttcttgctcagaaacacaaatggagtgatattgaaaacctcacagatgacagcttgcgatcctgtgtaaagatgaaggtgacatcatacagccctgatgtgcagacgctgtgcgctgaggtccaggagcagaaatcccattaaccaagtatgataaatattttaattgcctattattttacttatattcatattttttcattgttcagtgaaatagtcctttcatttttcaggatgacagctggctgacgttatttttggtttgctgctggcggaaaatttaagttcggcgtttttcataaatacaagaaggactcaaatagacattgaatattttacttaaaagtaactttcaacccaacgtctttttttcggagttcaaaatgtttttgttgcatgcagaaatgtaatttcgttttctctgcaggagttcatcaatttcataaatgcaacacattatagtttgtttatacatagcataaaggcaaaaaaaacgttttatgcagtgttatttcattttaaatgtcaaacgggttttgcggctcccagtgttttcttttctgtgggaaacgggtccaagtggctctttcagtggtaaaggttgctgacccctggtctagcctGTCTGTTATGTTTTTGGAGAATTCCAAagtatttgtcaggcaagatttccctttaaggaaactatgctgactttagtctattttatcatgtgcctccaagtaccccaaaacctcatccttaaaatggacttcaacatcttccctacCAGTGAAGTCAGGGtaagtggcctataatttcctttcttctgcctcccttctttcttaagatgtggagtggcatttgcaattttccagtattgTGGAACTACtgaattccagaatctagtgattcttgaaagattattactaatgtcgCCACAATCTCTTAAACTACCTGTTTTAGTGTCCTGGGGTGTGGTCCAACCAGTCAGGTGACTCATgtgctttcagcttcccaagcaccttctactttaatattattggttagcttaccttcatgttTCATACTTTCTCTCCTtatattttttttttagttgccttctgttcgtTTTTCAATTCTTCCCAATTTTCCAGCTAAGTTCACTTTGctaaagtgtttccctccagaaaggtttacaaagataGCCTCTatgctgggcagagggtattgatctactctcAGTACTGCATTGACGGTCACCTTAAAATCACCTCAGATCCTGACGGACCCATCCTTCTTAGCTACTAGGACCACTGGCAATGCCCATGGGCTCTACTCTACCTTGGAAAGAATTTCTCCAGCCCCCATGTGATCTAGCTgtctggctactttatcacagatggtattaGGAACCAGACAGCCTTTCCAAAACATGGGTGTGGTACTTTCATTTACCATTATTTTTCCCTTGATGTATTTGAGTTTTGCAAAGCCAACTTTGAATGCTGATGTGACATCTTCCATTACCttacttaatttgctttcagttaacCTATTACAGTGGATGTGGCAAGCAAATGGTGTATTGTTCTCCAATCAAATTGTAATTGTCACAGCCAGTCATAGTCCCATAATGGTGGTCCTTCTGTGTTTACCACATACAAACCGAATGTGGCTTGTCgggtgttgtatttcactgttatgaatgtcattcttacaggaattatcttttctccagtataagttcttagttggatatctgcagacttcaggtcagtatttttgaaatgtcattcaaactcactttctgaaatgactgaaacagctgagcttgtgcccaattccattttaattaatttgcctttCACTTCTGATGTCAGCCACATTGCCTGCCTATTGTACATTTTCCTGTGGTAAATCTCAAGGCCAACATGCAGATTATTGTTCTTTTTAAactgaaacttgactttttatctgtttcttttctctgtgtagtccatttatttttgtctgcctgacatgctcatTGTATGTacttactttgttgcattttctgcaagtctcTCCTTTAAACCTTCGTTGGTCTGGAGTATTTGTATTCTtcagttttacttttaacaagATACACACTTAAGACATGGTGGCATAATAACACGTGACAATCACTTACTTTTatgtataacccataatgaattatttaaataaacaaaaatgcttaatcaaaaagTATATCTACAATAACatgcaaatattactgaaatattaaacatgcaacaaaaataaagatgattctgattctaatattaGCATGCCAGGTAACTCTTTTCCAGTCATGAGaatttaattctgtttctcttctcaCATTTGCTGCCCGACCCGTTGTGTGGTTCTAACATTTCCTGCTATTTTCATTAGACATGCTGATAAGTTGCTTatgataaaatcagaaaatgctgaaaaccctCAGCATATCAGGGCAGCATGAATTGAAAGAGtggaagttaacatttcaggtcaacgaTTCTACCTCAGAACTGGaaataaactgcttgacctgccaggcatttccagaattttctgtttttatctcaGAGTTCTGCGGTGTttgcaattattttaattttttatgtTGTTTACAATTGTGGGAGTTTTGTTAGAAAATGTCTATATATCACAGAAACTGCTAGATTTTAATGGAAATATGCAATTGAAGTGTTGTTTTGTTTTGGTGTTTGCTCCTAAGCTTGAGAGGTGAAATTCTTTAGGCTGCTTCTTTCTGACGTTTCTGATATCCTATTTCAATTCTCCAAGTAGCAACTCAACTTTTCATTTCACCTTTCTTAGAACCTTCCACCAACGATGTACGTCAACAACATAAAACTGGACTCAGCACCCAAACGACATTCAGATCAATTCTCCTCTGCTGGTGTCTGAAATGCTGGGTGGCTGGGAATTAATTTCCTTATGGTACTGTCATGAAACTAGCTGACTGGACATTGCAGATTAATTTACACCTCATTAATTCAGGACTTAAATTCTGCCCTCTCTGTAAAGCATTCCTCAACGTTATAAAATGTTAAcagtttttttcttttcaaataatTGGAATTACTTTTTGCCAAATCAAGCAATACAATATCATAGGTGTTACAATTTAAGACATATACTGTACATTATTTTCATGAAAAAAATGCTGAAATATAGGAAACATTCCTGTTTCCTACATTCAGTCACATTATTTGTCCATTGTCTACCTCTTACGTTGCTGTAAGTACATAGTTAACACAAACTAAACATCACAGTAGGTTTCACAAGTGGTAGTGATGTAAATATGATAGAGGTGTTTCAGAGGCATTTAGCTaaacacatgaatgtgcagagaatagagTAAAATGAAATTATTCATGTATGTTATTCCACATAGAATTATCCTTAACTCTATTTATTTTCTGCTCTGGAAATTAACAATTGAAAATGCTGTTGGAGATTTTTCAATGTAAAGTTGTAAATTAGTGGGACTAAACTTCATCCTTTATTGCATGCACTAAACACATGATTTAGTAGTGAAGGCATGCTCAGCCAAAATttgtttcaatttaatccagacaaacaTATTAATTGTCAGCCTTTTCTTAAGCCACTTATTTATTGCTTTCATTTATCTTTTAGCAGCGGATTGAACGTGGAATTAATCAACTGTAATTTGCACTGTCTTTCCTGTGTCTGCAGTATAAACCACAGTTCCCTTTTATGTAATTGCTCTGTTGTCACTTGTGTTCAGATAGTGACAGTTCCAGGAAATTGTCAATGAAATAAAATAACCtcaccatcagggagcaggtcaTGTTGCAGGTAGTACGACTGTCAGAGATCTCCTGACCAAGGTTTGACTTTGATTTCCACTGCTTTCTGTAGAATGTGCATGCTCTCCCAGTGGCCATGTACGATTTCCTCGGCAGTTTCCTCCAAAGGTGCTCTGATTGTTAGTTTAGGCGTCCAGTGTAACAAGTTTCTGGTGCAGGGAGGTGGAAACAGTATTTTTGCGTGTCAATGAGAATATGCAAGAGTTTACTGGGGAATTAGTGTGGCAGTGAGATCTATGGGATTTTTTGAATGCAGGCttagacttgataggctgaatggcctccttcaaaGCTACGATGAAATATAAAATGCTTAGCTGACAAAGTGTGCCCTGTTATATTTGGGCAACAATGGTATCAGCAAAATACTCAAAATTCATTGTTTACCCAAAGCACTAAAATACTGAGCTTAACTACTGAAGAAATGGAATTATGATTTATTCTATAAATCAGTGGTATTATTTGGTTTAATTGATCATTCCCCTATTTATAATAGAAGGTTAATAACTTTAAAATTTAATACAAGCATCTATATTTTAGCCTTTCTTAAGTCACTAACTTGgatttataggcactgtaacatGTTTCCCTCTGGAATATATTTTCAGATAGATTGATGTACTACTCACTTTCTGATGGGATATATTTCATTTTTGAAAGTTCCAATCCATCATGCAAGATGTAAAAGAAAGTAATAGAGAATAAAGGCAAAGATGTTACAACCATTATGAAAAATAGATTGCAATCTGGGATTTCATTACTGAACAATATCTACTTATTGGAAGCCATTATTTTGAAAATGTACcaatagagaaaaaaattccCTTCACTATGCATCATCAAGTGTGAAGTTATAGTTTCGACTTCTGGGCATTTTTCAGGATTCAAGCAATCCTAATCATACAATGGTTCTGCCAAGTTTGGGTGCATTGTCCATCCAGTGAACAGTGATACATACTTGAGCCTTAAAGGATCAAGAACTATTCTTTTGTGCAATTTCAATGGATTATGGTGTGACTTGAGTGATGGACTCCTTCATCATGGCCTTACAGCTGATTGCCTGTCTGCACTGTAGTTTGCAGTTTATGAAGTTTGGAGATGCAGCCTGGACTGGCAGACAGGCCTGGGTGAGCAGCACATGGGCCTATGAGAAGGTGGTGTAAATGAAGGAACACCACAGCCATCTGCTCAGCTACTGACATTCTGCCCTAATTCAATGAACACATTAAAAGCAAGAACTGAAAATGTTAAATCTCCAGGTACAAGTAGCCTCCATCCAGGACAGAAAGAAAGGCTGGCAAGGTGTCTCCTTCCTGAAATGCAAGGCCAAACAAACATTCAGTTGAAGGGCATTCAGGTGTGTTCATTGATGAGGAAGCCTTCAGAAAGCATGATGAAATATTTGGTGTAATGTCAGGCTTGCCAGAAAGCCAAAATATATAATGAAGAGCAGGAAGTTAACTTTGCACTGAACTGCATTTAGAGCTATTGTTTTCAATGTGGACATGGTAGGAGCTCCAAGTGCATATTTGTAGAGCCATGTGTGAAACAACATCCGATGGCCAACATGTCCTTTTCCACCACAGCATGAGCAAAAGTCAAACTAGGCAAAGTAGAAGCCCTAAGTTCAGTTGTGCAAAGTCAGTGTATGGTCTTACCAGCTCAGAGCATTCTGATGCAGACACAGGCTACTGCTCTTGCAAGCTCTGGCTGATGTCATCATGGTACTAGATGTTAGCAGTCAACGTGACTTGCAGAGTGTTGCAGAAGTTTAGCAACATGTTGATGCTATCGTGATGAGCGACAGAGTCTACGTGGAGTGCAGTTCTGAGACTTCCATCAGGAGGTCAACATCTGTCCACAGATCATCACCACTTAGGGAGAGCTCTTGGTGTTACCATCCACCCGCTTGTCCATTGTTTAATTCATATGACAGTGATTACTGGAATTCATCTGTCATTACATTTATGCCTTGTGGCCTGATACCCGTAATTGATAGCCATGTTCTTCAGTTACCACTGACCTCAAACCATTTTCCTAAAGGGCATTTTGGAAGGAGTAGAATCTATTAAGTGTTCCTAAAGACACCTGCACATGTCAGATGATCAAAGAACCAGTTCTCTCCTGTGGCACAACCTCATTAATTTGGTCAACATTTTCACCGTTTGCTACATCATGTTTCATTTTCCCTCTATTAGGTACAGGCTGACATTCAGTGGTATGGGTCACTCCTTGTGTTGGACCTGTGGGAagcatactgaatggcggtacaggctcgaagggccaaatggtctactcctgcacctattttctatgtttctatgtttcatctaACATAAATCTGGCAAAGTGGTCACCTTAGAAGAAACAGGTACACTACAACTCTTTCCCCTGCTGTTTGGGGCAAaccagcttcacctatcagcttcatAGATTACTGCTTCTAGTCATTTTCTTGATCACAAATGTCCATTAGAAATGGATTCTAATTTGTTTTTAAGGAGGAACATATTCAGTGTTAATTTTATGGTTAGATGTCTAGAAAGCATAGAAGGAGGACATTCAACTCAGTTTCATGCCATTATAGCCCTGTTATTATCTATTGCATGTCCATCTATTCCTTTGTTGTTCTTCTGCTACTTAAGGGTAACTTACCCTTAGGTAACTTGTCAGCACATTTTGGTGCCTGAGAAGCTACATAACAGATGGCCTTACAATCACAGGAACAATGTGCAAATCACATAGGCAATAGCAGAGGGTGAGGATTGAAGACAGGTCCATGGAGCAGCAGCAGTTACAGATACATTACATTGCCACTTTAATTATTCACAGGTCAGGAAGTACAGACAGGATTGGCTTTGCTGCAACTCACATAAAGtgacagaggaactcagcagatcaggcagcatctattgaaataaagcagcagctgacATTTCAcaaaggacccttcatcaggactctttaGCTTTGTGTGCTCCTTTAGGACCAGGACTGCATATAGACCTGGCCTGTCCCTTTACAGCCATTGCTCTGACACTTCCCATAAAACTTATCAAGTGACTGGGATCTTTTACAATATTTGAAGTATTGTTCTTTCTCTGACTGTTAAGTCAAGAGAACATATTATGTGAATGTGGCCTTTATTGACTAACTGCAGGTAAAAAATGCATAAATATGTAGTAGAATCTGTAGTATAGTTTGCATGCTATCTTAATGAGTTTTGACAAATAATTAAACAATTTACCAGTAAGTTTTAATCAGCTGTACAACATATGGGCTTATTATAGCTTAAACTGGTGATGCAACATAAAGCAGAGAGAGACTGAAACAATGCCTAGCAGTTCATGAATCATAATCATCTTCTTCTTACTTGACCTGAACCTTCACACTCATCATCCTTCTAGGAGCAATGTTATTCATCCTTAGTTGGTAAATCTATTTACCCTTTCAGGAAAAGGGAAAGGTTTAGTAGTCTAGGACTTtcttctttggagtgtaggaaaCTGAGGGATGATATTGATGAAGTTTATTGATGGACAGAAATTTGGATCAGAACGTTTTAGAAGGATATAGACAAATGGCATTAGTTTGGGTAAGAGCCTTGTTTGGCATGGGCTAGTTGGGCTCTTTCATTTCTTTACCCTCTCTTTCTTT
This DNA window, taken from Hypanus sabinus isolate sHypSab1 chromosome 8, sHypSab1.hap1, whole genome shotgun sequence, encodes the following:
- the LOC132397755 gene encoding general transcription factor II-I repeat domain-containing protein 2-like, giving the protein MVDMTAHLNTLNTALQGKGRTALHMLEDVLAFERKLTVLARDLQKGTLSHFPNLREFKQGHDMIISEYLHSAIIAMQTSFGKRFCEFREEKNTLSFPVTPLSIDPSLLNTTALAGVSQPDLEMELAVIADKDIWVSKFRRLTADLEDVARQKAVLAQKHKWSDIENLTDDSLRSCVKMKVTSYSPDVQTLCAEVQEQKSH